The Nocardioides marmorisolisilvae genomic interval CCGCGCTCCTGGGGCAAGGCCGCCGAGGCCGGCATGGCTGCCCGCGTCGTGGAGGCCTGCACCAACCTGAGCAGCACCGGCCAGTCGATCGGCTGAGCCAGGCTCCGCCCCAAGGAAGCCGCGCGTCAGGCGCCCCCGCCGTAGCCGGAGTGCTTGGGGCGCTCGTACCAGAACACCGCGACGAGGCCGAGGATGTAGATCGCCGCGGGGAGCATGAGCGACTGCTGCATCGCCTTGGAGAACAGCGCCGCGACGTGCGGATCGGGGATCTTGGCGGCCCCGGCGTCGCCGTGCGCGGCCGCACCGGGGAGGTAGTGGGCAATGCGGGAGTCCATCATCACCGCGATCGCCGCAGAGCCGACGACTGAGCCGACCTGGCGCACCGCGTTGTAGATACCCGAGCCTGCGCCAGCCAGGTGCATCGGCAGGTTGCGGGTGGCGGTCGCCGCCGTCGGGGCCCAGATGAAGGCGTTGCCGGTGCCGAGGATCACCAGGAAGATGGTGAGCTCCCACACCGGAGACCCGACCCTGAGCTGCGAGGCGAGGCCGAACATCCCGACGATGCTGAACCCGAATCCGACGCCGACGACCAGTCGCGGATGCAACCGGTCGGTGAGGTTGCCGACGAAGCGAGCCAGCACCAGTGACATCACTGCCATCGGGATCATCAGCAGTGCGGCCTGGGTCGGTGAGTCACCGCGGACCGCCTGCGCCCAGATCATCAGCGGGAAGCCCATCGACGCGCCGACGAAGCCCATCACGGTGATGGCCAGATTGGACACCGAGAAGTTGCGGTCGCGAAACAGGCTCAGCGGGACGAGCGGCTCGCGCCGGTTGCGCGCCTGCCACCACACGAACAGCACCAGCACCGCGACGCCACCCACGATCATCGCGATGATCCAGCCTGCCCAGTGCTTGTCGTGGCCCTCCTGGATGCCGAAGGCGAGGAGGAAGAGGCCCACCCCCGACAGCGCGACGCCGAGCCAGTCGAAGCTGTGCTGGTGTGTCGGCAGCTTGGGCACCAGCCGGACCGCCATCACGAAGCCGATGACGCCGACCGGGACGTTGATGAAGAAGATCCACTCCCAGCCCAGGCTGTCGGTCAGCACGCCGCCGAGCACCGGCCCGACCATCATCGCCACGCCCGCGGTGGCGCCCCAGACCGCCATCGCCTTGCCACGGTCGGAGGCCGGGAAGATCCGGGTGATGATCGCCATCGTCTGGGGGGTGATCATCGACGCGCCCAGACCCTGGACCACGCGGGCGACGATCAGCATCCCGATGCTGTTGGTCAGTCCGCACCAGAGCGACGCGATCGTGAAGACGGTCAGACCGATCAGGTAGAGGTACTTCGAGCCGTAACGGTCACCCAGCCGGCCGGTGATCAGCACCGGCACGGCATAGGCGAGCATGTAGGCGCTCGACACCCACACCACGTCGTTCACGCTGGCGTGCAGCTTCTCGATGATGGTCGGGGTCGCGACGGTCACGATCGTCAGGTCGACCAGGATCATGAAGAAGCCCAGCACCAGCGCGAAGAGCGCGGGCCACGGGTTGCTCTGCGTGGGCTGTTCGGGAGCCGTCGCCACGGCCTCGGTCTGGGTCACAGGGACACTCAACACCCGAGCAGGGACAATTAGTCCAGTCGAATTCCGCCGTGGCTCGCCCATGGTCGAGTGGCTACGGTGGGCGCCGTGACCCACGAAGACCTGATGGCCGGCCCGCCCCCCACCCTGCTGCCCGAGGACCCGGCCGCCGCCGAGCTCGCCGCGGACGAGCCGCCGCACGATGTCGTACGCCGGCACCCCGAGTCGCCGCTGGCCTGGGCGACCCTGGCGGAGGAGGCCCTCGCCGACGCGGACACCGACGACGTGACCGCCTACGCCTACGCCCGGGTCGGCTACCACCGGAGCCTGGACCTGCTGCGTCGCAACGGGTGGAAGGGCCACGGCCCGGTGCCCTGGAGCCACCTGCCCAACCAGGGCTTCCTGCGGGCGCTCGCCGCGCTGACCAGATCGGCAGACTCGATCGGCGAGACTGCCGAGGTCGCACGCTGCGCGGAGTTCCTCCGCGACTCGAGCCCGGAGACCTACGACACGTTGATCGGCCACCGCTGATCAAGGTGTGATCCAGGTCACCCCTGGAGTAGCGTGCCGGGCATGAGTCTCGGTGCGGACCGTGGGGACGGCGTCCCCACGTCGAACAAGGGGCTGCTCGTCGCAGCCGGAATCTGTCTGGTCATCCCACTGATCGGCCTGATGTGGGTGGGCAGCTACGCGAAGGTCGACCCCAAGCTGTGGGGCTTCCCCTTCTTCTTCTGGTACCAGTTCCTCTGGGTGATCATCTGCTCGGTGCTGACCTACACCGCGCACCGACTGGTGATCGCGGCCCGGCGCCCGCGCCCGGACCGGGACGGTGACCGGTGAGCGCGGCCCTGGTCCCGATGGTGGCTGACGACCACACCGGAGTGAACGGGGTGGCCCTCGCCGTCCTCATCGTGCTGTTCCTCCTCGTCACGGTGCTCGGCTTCATGGCCACCCGGTTCCGGCGCGGAGAGCATCTGAACTCACTCGACGAGTGGGGCCTGGGCGGGCGCAAGTTCGGCACCTGGATCACCTGGTTCCTGCTCGGTGGCGACCTCTACACGGCGTACACGTTCGTCGCGGTGCCCGCGGCGATGTTCGCGACCGGCGCCGTGGCCGGCTTCTTCGCGGTCCCGTACACGATCGTGCTCTACCCGATCGTCTTCGTCTTCATGGCGCGGCTGTGGTCGGTCAGTCACCGGCACGGCTACGTGACCTCCGCCGACTTCGTCCGCGGTCGCTACGGCTCGCGCGAGCTCTCCTTGGCGATCGCGGTGACCGGGTTCGTCGCGACGATGCCCTACATCGCGCTGCAGCTCGTCGGCATCCAGGCAGTGCTGGACGTCGCGGGCCTGGGCGGCAACAACGGCTTCGCCAAGGACCTGCCGCTGGCGATCGCGTTCGTCGTGCTCGCCGCCTACACCTACACCTCGGGGCTGCGCGCACCCGCGGTCATCGCCTTCGTCAAGGACGCGCTGATCTACCTCGTGATCATCGTCGCGATCGTCTACCTGCCGCACAAGTACGGCGGCTGGGAGCACATCTTCGGCGCCGCCCAGCACAAGATGGCCACCACCAGCCCGGTCACCCACAAGCCGACCGGCGCGTTCATCCCGGTCTCGCAGCAGTACTGGGCCTACGCCACCCTCGGCCTCGGCTCCGCGCTCGCGCTGTTCATGTATCCGCACTCGATCACCGCGACGCTGTCGTCGAAGAGCCGCAACACGATCCGGCGGAACGCGGCGATCCTGCCGGCGTACTCCTTCGTGCTCGGCCTGCTCGCGCTGCTCGGTTGGGTGGCCATCGCGGCGAAGACCAACCCCATCGGGCTGGACGGCAAGCCCAACGCCCAGCTGGTGATCCCGCAGCTGTTCGAGGACGCCTTCCCGAGCTGGTTCGCCGGCGTCGCGTTCGCGGCGGTGGCGATCGGTGCGCTCGTCCCGGCCGCGATCATGTCGATCGCTGCGGCGAACACCTTCACCCGCAACATCTACAAGGAGTGGATCAAGCCCACCGCGTCCGAGGCCGAGCAGGCGAAGGTGTCCAAGCTGGCCTCGTTGGTGGTCAAGGCCTTCGCGCTGGTCTTCGTGCTCAGCCTGGACAAGCAGAACGCGATCAACTTCCAGCTCCTCGGCGGCGTCTGGATCCTGCAGACCTTCCCGGCCGTGGTGTTCAGCCTCTACACGCGCTGGTTCCACAAGTGGGCCCTGCTGGTCGGCTGGGCGGTCGGCATGGTCTATGGCACGGTGGCGGCCTACCGGGTGGTCAATCCGGCAACCGGCAAGCACTTCGGCGGCTCGGTGGCCGACATCCCCGCGATCGGCCAGATGGGCTACATCGCGCTGACCGCGTTCGTGCTCAACGTGATCGTGAGCGTGGTGCTGACTCTGGTGCTCAACGCCACGAAGGTGGGCGCCCCGGTCGACGAGACGGCGCCGGGCGACTACTACGCGGACGCCGACGACCCGCGGGTGGCGCGCGACCTGATCGAGCACGGCGGCCCGGCGGCGGGGGAGCCCACGTAGGGGCCGTCAATCGACGCGGGGGAGCAGCAGCGAGTACGCCGCGGGCTCGACCCGCCACGCCCGCCGGCGCTCCGGCCCGCTGAGCTCGCCGTCGGCGCTCAGCCAGAAGTCCTCGCCGGCGACGCTGACCTGCTCGGCTCGGCGGAACACGACGTCCTCACGATCGTGGTGCTGTCCGTCCACCAGCTTGCGTAGGAACCCGATCCGCTGCAACGGTCCGGTCGCGTAGGAGATCATCACGTCGATCCTGCCGTCGCTCGGGTCGGCCCCGGGGGCGACCTCGGTGCCGCCGCCGATGCTGGCGCCGTTGCCGATCGCGAGCATCAGCACGTGCCGGTCGACGTCGGTGACGACCTCGCCGTCGACCTCGACCCGCAGCCGCACGAACGGAGGTCGCAGGGCGGTGATGGCGGCGCCGATCGGGTAGCCGAGCGCACCGAGCCGCACCGGCCCGACTCCGATGCTGCCCAGCCGGGACTTCCAGGTCGCGCCGTGCCGGCTCGCATGGGCGCTGGCGCCCAGGTGCACGTTGTTGACCACCACCTCGCCGAGCTCGTCGACGACCAGGTCCATCGGACGGGGCACGCCGTCGACCAGCACCTCAGCGGCCGCCTCGGGCTCCAACGGGAGCCCGAGGCCGCGCGCGAAGTCGTTGCCCGTGCCCAGCGGCAGCAGGCCCAGCACCCGGTCGCTGAGCTCGTGGCGGCGATACAGGGCCGCGACGACCGCATGCAGGCTGCCGTCGCCACCGGCGACCACGA includes:
- a CDS encoding DHA2 family efflux MFS transporter permease subunit; its protein translation is MGEPRRNSTGLIVPARVLSVPVTQTEAVATAPEQPTQSNPWPALFALVLGFFMILVDLTIVTVATPTIIEKLHASVNDVVWVSSAYMLAYAVPVLITGRLGDRYGSKYLYLIGLTVFTIASLWCGLTNSIGMLIVARVVQGLGASMITPQTMAIITRIFPASDRGKAMAVWGATAGVAMMVGPVLGGVLTDSLGWEWIFFINVPVGVIGFVMAVRLVPKLPTHQHSFDWLGVALSGVGLFLLAFGIQEGHDKHWAGWIIAMIVGGVAVLVLFVWWQARNRREPLVPLSLFRDRNFSVSNLAITVMGFVGASMGFPLMIWAQAVRGDSPTQAALLMIPMAVMSLVLARFVGNLTDRLHPRLVVGVGFGFSIVGMFGLASQLRVGSPVWELTIFLVILGTGNAFIWAPTAATATRNLPMHLAGAGSGIYNAVRQVGSVVGSAAIAVMMDSRIAHYLPGAAAHGDAGAAKIPDPHVAALFSKAMQQSLMLPAAIYILGLVAVFWYERPKHSGYGGGA
- a CDS encoding DUF3151 domain-containing protein; this translates as MTHEDLMAGPPPTLLPEDPAAAELAADEPPHDVVRRHPESPLAWATLAEEALADADTDDVTAYAYARVGYHRSLDLLRRNGWKGHGPVPWSHLPNQGFLRALAALTRSADSIGETAEVARCAEFLRDSSPETYDTLIGHR
- a CDS encoding DUF3311 domain-containing protein; the protein is MSLGADRGDGVPTSNKGLLVAAGICLVIPLIGLMWVGSYAKVDPKLWGFPFFFWYQFLWVIICSVLTYTAHRLVIAARRPRPDRDGDR
- the mctP gene encoding monocarboxylate uptake permease MctP; its protein translation is MSAALVPMVADDHTGVNGVALAVLIVLFLLVTVLGFMATRFRRGEHLNSLDEWGLGGRKFGTWITWFLLGGDLYTAYTFVAVPAAMFATGAVAGFFAVPYTIVLYPIVFVFMARLWSVSHRHGYVTSADFVRGRYGSRELSLAIAVTGFVATMPYIALQLVGIQAVLDVAGLGGNNGFAKDLPLAIAFVVLAAYTYTSGLRAPAVIAFVKDALIYLVIIVAIVYLPHKYGGWEHIFGAAQHKMATTSPVTHKPTGAFIPVSQQYWAYATLGLGSALALFMYPHSITATLSSKSRNTIRRNAAILPAYSFVLGLLALLGWVAIAAKTNPIGLDGKPNAQLVIPQLFEDAFPSWFAGVAFAAVAIGALVPAAIMSIAAANTFTRNIYKEWIKPTASEAEQAKVSKLASLVVKAFALVFVLSLDKQNAINFQLLGGVWILQTFPAVVFSLYTRWFHKWALLVGWAVGMVYGTVAAYRVVNPATGKHFGGSVADIPAIGQMGYIALTAFVLNVIVSVVLTLVLNATKVGAPVDETAPGDYYADADDPRVARDLIEHGGPAAGEPT
- a CDS encoding diacylglycerol/lipid kinase family protein; its protein translation is MDPMLLIANASAGTAERRTLEEALEVLRRHADVEVAETSNPGELDGVLHRAGSRPIVVAGGDGSLHAVVAALYRRHELSDRVLGLLPLGTGNDFARGLGLPLEPEAAAEVLVDGVPRPMDLVVDELGEVVVNNVHLGASAHASRHGATWKSRLGSIGVGPVRLGALGYPIGAAITALRPPFVRLRVEVDGEVVTDVDRHVLMLAIGNGASIGGGTEVAPGADPSDGRIDVMISYATGPLQRIGFLRKLVDGQHHDREDVVFRRAEQVSVAGEDFWLSADGELSGPERRRAWRVEPAAYSLLLPRVD